Proteins from a genomic interval of Flammeovirgaceae bacterium SG7u.111:
- a CDS encoding aromatic amino acid ammonia-lyase produces MKEFGREDLKLEDYISVVFEGAPLNIADNVFDRVDKSHAFLSKFIENKVIYGVNTGFGPMAPYKINDSDRYDLQVNLIKSHSSGMGKPLDPIYVKSSMLARLNTLALGYSGVHRSVIDVLQKLINHDITPLIFEHGGVGASGDLVQLAHLGLVLIGEGEVFYQGERQKTCEVFKKLDIQPIQIKIREGLAIMNGTSVMTGIGIVNTVHAQRLIKWSVTASSMICEIVGAYDDYFSKELNQSKKHRGQQEVAAMIRSNVAGSKHIRKRDQHLYGNSNDLQGVIDDKVQEYYSIRCVPQIVGTILETVDECMHLLFEEVNSANDNPIVDVENQNVLHGGNFHGDYVSFEMDKLKIAITKLSMLAERQLNYLLNPNLNNLLPPFVNLGILGLNFGIQGMQFTATSTTAENQTLSNPMYVHSIPNNNDNQDIVSMGTNAALITKKVVDNTFEVLAIELITIVQAIDHLNKVDGLSEQLKKVYFNLRKIVPKFEKDYPIYKDLGRVKAHLFEHNP; encoded by the coding sequence ATGAAAGAATTTGGCAGAGAAGATTTGAAGCTGGAAGATTATATATCAGTTGTGTTCGAGGGAGCTCCCCTGAATATTGCCGATAATGTATTTGACCGAGTGGATAAGAGTCATGCGTTTTTATCTAAATTCATCGAAAACAAGGTGATATACGGTGTAAATACGGGCTTTGGTCCCATGGCTCCTTACAAAATAAACGACAGTGACCGTTACGACCTTCAAGTGAACCTGATCAAAAGTCACTCATCGGGGATGGGCAAGCCGCTCGACCCTATCTATGTCAAATCATCGATGTTGGCTAGACTCAATACCTTAGCACTTGGCTATTCTGGCGTTCACCGTTCCGTAATTGATGTCCTCCAAAAACTCATCAACCACGATATCACACCTCTTATTTTTGAGCACGGTGGAGTTGGGGCAAGCGGTGATTTAGTACAGCTTGCCCACTTAGGTCTGGTTCTAATAGGCGAAGGAGAAGTTTTTTACCAAGGAGAAAGGCAGAAAACATGTGAGGTTTTCAAGAAATTGGATATTCAGCCTATCCAAATAAAAATAAGGGAAGGGCTGGCGATCATGAACGGTACCAGCGTGATGACGGGCATAGGAATCGTGAATACTGTTCATGCCCAAAGGCTTATCAAATGGTCAGTGACGGCATCTTCCATGATCTGCGAAATTGTTGGCGCTTACGACGATTATTTCTCCAAAGAGCTCAACCAATCGAAAAAGCACCGTGGGCAGCAGGAAGTAGCAGCCATGATTCGCAGCAATGTGGCAGGTAGCAAACATATAAGAAAGCGTGACCAACACCTTTACGGGAACAGTAATGACCTCCAAGGTGTGATAGATGATAAAGTGCAGGAATATTACTCTATCAGGTGCGTACCCCAGATAGTGGGCACTATCTTAGAAACAGTGGATGAGTGCATGCATTTACTTTTCGAAGAAGTCAATTCGGCAAATGATAACCCTATAGTTGATGTGGAAAACCAGAACGTGCTGCACGGAGGGAACTTCCATGGGGATTATGTTTCCTTTGAAATGGATAAACTCAAAATTGCCATCACCAAACTTTCTATGCTGGCCGAAAGGCAATTAAACTATCTTTTGAACCCAAATTTAAACAATTTGCTTCCACCCTTTGTAAACCTAGGCATCCTAGGTTTAAACTTTGGGATCCAAGGCATGCAGTTTACAGCTACTTCAACCACAGCAGAAAACCAGACTCTTTCAAACCCTATGTATGTCCACTCTATCCCTAACAACAATGACAACCAAGACATTGTAAGTATGGGAACAAATGCGGCGCTAATAACTAAAAAAGTAGTCGATAACACCTTTGAGGTGTTGGCTATCGAACTCATCACTATTGTGCAGGCAATAGACCATTTAAATAAGGTAGATGGGCTTTCAGAACAATTAAAAAAGGTATATTTCAACTTGAGGAAGATTGTTCCTAAATTTGAAAAAGATTACCCTATTTACAAGGATTTGGGGCGTGTTAAAGCACATCTATTTGAACACAACCCATAG
- the fabG gene encoding 3-oxoacyl-ACP reductase FabG: protein MKYALVTGGSRGIGRAVCIDLAKSGYNILINYNSNEAAALETKAEVEANGVVAELLPFNVSERAECSQAISGWVEANPDKQIAVLVNNAGIRKDNLFIWMEDKDWDEVLNISLGGFYNVTKAVLPTMVSKKWGRIINIVSLSGIKGLPGQTNYSASKAAVIGATKALAQEVGRRKITVNAVAPGFIKTDMTQDIDEKEHKSIIPLKRFGAPEEVASLVSFLASENSAYITGEVITISGGL, encoded by the coding sequence ATGAAGTATGCTTTAGTGACAGGAGGGTCAAGAGGAATAGGCCGAGCAGTTTGCATCGACTTAGCGAAAAGCGGTTATAACATCCTGATAAACTACAACAGCAATGAAGCCGCAGCCTTAGAAACCAAAGCTGAAGTAGAAGCAAATGGAGTTGTTGCCGAGTTGCTTCCTTTCAATGTTTCCGAAAGGGCTGAGTGCTCCCAAGCAATTTCTGGCTGGGTAGAGGCAAATCCTGATAAGCAAATAGCTGTGTTGGTAAACAATGCAGGAATCAGAAAAGATAATTTATTTATCTGGATGGAAGACAAGGATTGGGATGAAGTATTGAACATCAGTTTGGGTGGATTCTATAATGTAACCAAAGCCGTTTTGCCCACCATGGTGTCCAAAAAATGGGGTAGGATCATCAATATAGTTTCCCTTTCGGGGATAAAAGGCTTACCAGGGCAAACCAACTATTCTGCTTCAAAGGCAGCCGTAATAGGTGCTACCAAAGCACTCGCACAAGAAGTGGGGAGAAGGAAAATCACTGTAAATGCAGTTGCCCCCGGCTTCATAAAAACTGATATGACCCAAGATATTGACGAGAAAGAACATAAGTCGATTATTCCTCTCAAGCGATTTGGTGCTCCCGAAGAAGTTGCATCATTGGTCAGCTTCTTGGCTTCCGAAAATTCTGCATATATCACAGGAGAAGTGATAACCATAAGCGGAGGGTTATAA